Proteins encoded by one window of Nicotiana tabacum cultivar K326 chromosome 10, ASM71507v2, whole genome shotgun sequence:
- the LOC142165384 gene encoding uncharacterized protein LOC142165384 has protein sequence MSIPSPNQRISSFRNGYSSVYTYPFTLGFNPPIDPVILDFCRFFTICLAQIGPLVWRTVACLRYLSSKANVNFTFSHLIHLYHPNLIRHGVFTLTARSKKVLVNPEDDKDRGWYIRYVAVRTVDLIGETNIPFPEKWNFEPTMGDVEPIPNFRGWVDSLLKIATREQRTWKSISSLHGWKVKTHGFGIRGMTAEVAMAIRMSANAALDLDKARALLPKRKATKESSEEEEEGTSLITRPRARRRIIIDNEIENTLARTSATEPVLIQSDEDAEPRDNNDRKCFFTSFNNFRLFANFYRSYICSLGFPENVAIPASEGETSTTQSVEVEASVTTPSIE, from the exons atgtcaattccttccccaaatcaaagaatttcctcttttagaaatgggtattcttctgtttacacttaccccttcactttaggttttaatcctccgattgacccagttattctcgatttttgtcgtttctttacaatttgtttggcccaaattggtccattggtgtggagaacagtggcttgtttgagatatttatcatccaaggccaatgtcaatttcaccttttctcatctcattcatctataccatcccaacttaatacgccatggggttttcaccttaactgcaaggagcaaaaaagttttggtaaaCCCTGAGGATGATaaagatcgtggatggtatatccgttACGTTGCTGTCCGTACAGTGGATttgattggcgaaacaaatattccctttcctgagaagtggaattttgaac caaccatgggagatgtggaacctattcccaactttcgtggttgggtagactcacttttgaagattgctactagggagcagagaacttggaaatcaatttcttctttacatggctggaaagtcaaaacacatg gatttggcattagaggaatgacagctgaagtagctatggccattcgcatgtctgcgaatgctgcTCTGGATTTagataaggctcgagccttaCTGCCTAAAAGAAAAGCTACaaaggaaagttctgaagaagaagaggagggtacctccctaattaccaggccaagggCCAGGAGACGAATAATCATTGATAATGAAATTGAAAACACTCTTGCTCGTACCTCcgccaccgagcctgttttgattcaatctgatgaggatgccgaaccaagagataataatga TCGTAAGTGTTTCTTTACCAGCTTTAACAACTTTCGTTTGTTTGCCAATTTCTACCGCTCCTATATTTGTTCCCTTGGCT TTCCTGAAAATGTTGCTATTCCAGCttcagagggtgaaacttctacaACCCAGTCTGTGGAAGTTGAAGCTTCCGTGACAACCCCCTCaattgaatga